Proteins encoded together in one Planctomyces sp. SH-PL14 window:
- a CDS encoding GspE/PulE family protein, producing MRGSQPSAWRQWMACGICLAVLLGGGVAFGQAPPDPTAAAPAGFPPAAGPAMPGVPTLGSGVVLNNTTPLPPVIRYAHLPTDFLRGNSGVVGFYFSLFKLVLLIGFFFGWVHYSTWVFDDSGSLKVRPLLWNSAMLGGGVAAMALFLVMPAFAFGLIAAALAGGLPLGLYINERNQRVPDAAKVMTPAHIKKWTKRQLARIGINFGAGRAMESVAGPPISFVGKSKTGQRDDARTRSVENSKGFLAAKEVVYDAIMRRATDIHLEPKEDELGARLRIDGVMYPTEPFDRGIGDALINIFKVLSAMDITEKRKPQDGSFSAILEDREIDFRVATQGTRFGEKMSMRILDQSNSVKSLEQLGMRKQLVEQIDKIINEPHGLFMSCGPTGAGKSTTLYAALSSIDSNENNIITVEDPVEYKMENVTQIEINQKAGQTFAGSLRSILRQDPDIVMIGEIRDEETAKICCQAANTGHMVFSTVHANDTITALFRIIDLGVEPFMLSTAVSGILGQRLARRLCPHCRVAYKPNPEVLKQVGLSAEKVKEFYKPPTEGKGEKCTHCNGMGYRGRIGVFELLVINDRLRDLIREKAPMTAIKAEARKNGMLSMSEEGIRLVVRGVTSIDEVARVVK from the coding sequence ATGCGTGGCTCACAGCCTTCGGCATGGCGACAGTGGATGGCGTGCGGGATCTGCCTCGCGGTCCTGCTCGGCGGCGGCGTCGCCTTCGGGCAGGCGCCTCCCGACCCGACCGCGGCGGCGCCAGCCGGCTTCCCGCCGGCGGCCGGTCCCGCCATGCCCGGTGTGCCCACCCTGGGAAGCGGCGTTGTCCTCAACAACACGACCCCTCTTCCCCCGGTCATCCGGTACGCGCACCTCCCGACCGATTTCCTGCGGGGGAACTCCGGGGTCGTCGGGTTCTATTTCAGCCTCTTCAAGCTGGTTCTCCTCATCGGGTTCTTCTTCGGCTGGGTGCACTATTCGACCTGGGTCTTCGACGACAGCGGGTCGCTGAAGGTCCGCCCGCTCCTGTGGAACTCCGCCATGCTTGGCGGCGGCGTCGCGGCGATGGCGCTGTTCCTCGTCATGCCGGCGTTCGCCTTCGGCCTGATCGCGGCGGCGCTGGCCGGGGGGCTTCCGCTGGGGCTCTACATCAATGAGCGGAACCAGCGCGTTCCGGACGCCGCCAAGGTCATGACCCCGGCCCACATCAAGAAGTGGACGAAGCGGCAGCTCGCGCGGATCGGGATCAACTTCGGCGCGGGACGGGCGATGGAGAGCGTCGCCGGGCCGCCAATCTCGTTCGTCGGGAAGTCCAAGACCGGCCAGCGGGACGACGCCCGGACCCGGTCGGTCGAGAACTCGAAGGGGTTCCTGGCCGCCAAGGAGGTGGTCTACGACGCCATCATGCGGCGGGCGACCGACATCCATCTGGAACCCAAGGAAGACGAGCTGGGAGCCCGGCTCCGTATCGACGGCGTCATGTATCCGACCGAGCCGTTCGACCGCGGCATCGGGGACGCGCTCATCAACATCTTCAAGGTGTTGAGCGCCATGGACATCACGGAGAAGCGCAAGCCGCAGGACGGCTCGTTCAGCGCCATCCTCGAAGACCGCGAGATCGACTTCCGCGTTGCGACGCAGGGGACGCGGTTCGGCGAAAAGATGAGCATGCGTATTCTCGACCAGTCGAACTCGGTCAAGTCGCTCGAACAGCTCGGGATGCGGAAGCAGCTCGTCGAGCAGATCGACAAAATCATCAACGAGCCGCACGGCCTGTTCATGAGCTGCGGTCCGACCGGGGCCGGTAAGTCGACGACGCTCTATGCTGCGCTGTCCTCGATCGATTCGAACGAAAACAACATCATCACGGTGGAGGACCCGGTCGAATACAAGATGGAGAACGTGACGCAGATCGAGATCAACCAGAAGGCCGGCCAGACCTTCGCCGGCTCGTTGCGAAGCATCCTCCGTCAGGACCCCGACATCGTGATGATCGGGGAAATCCGCGACGAGGAGACCGCCAAGATCTGCTGCCAGGCGGCGAATACCGGCCACATGGTCTTCTCGACCGTCCACGCCAACGACACGATCACCGCCCTCTTCCGGATCATCGACCTGGGGGTCGAGCCGTTCATGCTCTCGACCGCCGTGTCGGGGATCCTCGGCCAGCGGCTGGCCCGCCGCCTCTGCCCGCACTGTCGCGTCGCCTACAAGCCGAATCCGGAAGTCCTCAAGCAGGTGGGACTCTCGGCCGAGAAGGTCAAGGAGTTCTACAAGCCGCCCACCGAGGGGAAGGGCGAGAAGTGCACGCACTGCAACGGCATGGGATACCGGGGACGCATCGGGGTGTTTGAACTGCTGGTCATCAACGACCGGCTGCGGGACCTGATCCGCGAGAAGGCCCCCATGACGGCCATCAAGGCCGAGGCCCGCAAGAACGGGATGCTGTCGATGAGCGAAGAAGGGATCCGCCTCGTCGTCCGCGGCGTCACGTCGATCGACGAAGTGGCCCGCGTGGTGAAGTGA
- the hisF gene encoding imidazole glycerol phosphate synthase subunit HisF, whose protein sequence is MLSKRIIPCLDVHAGRVVKGVNFLNLRDAGDPVDIASRYEAEGADELVFLDITASHEERDIILDVVRRTSEVVFMPLTVGGGIRTLEDIRRLLQAGCDKVSINSAAVKDPEFVRAAALKFGSQCIVVNIDPKRIQRDGREVWDVHINGGRKPTGLEAVSWAQEVERLGAGEIVLTCMDADGTKDGYDLEITRAVAEAVEIPVVASGGAGSPHHLYEAVTEGKASAALAASIFHYGEYTIGETKAYLAERGVPVRVLSSAS, encoded by the coding sequence ATGCTGTCGAAGAGAATTATTCCCTGCCTCGACGTTCATGCGGGGCGGGTGGTCAAGGGGGTCAACTTCCTCAACCTCCGTGACGCGGGGGATCCGGTCGACATCGCGTCCCGGTATGAAGCCGAGGGGGCGGACGAGCTGGTCTTCCTCGACATCACCGCCAGTCACGAAGAGCGGGACATCATTCTCGACGTTGTCCGTCGGACGAGCGAGGTCGTCTTCATGCCGCTGACCGTTGGCGGCGGGATCCGGACGCTGGAGGACATTCGGCGTCTGCTGCAGGCCGGGTGCGACAAGGTTTCGATCAACAGTGCCGCGGTGAAGGATCCGGAGTTTGTGCGGGCGGCAGCGCTGAAGTTTGGCAGCCAGTGCATCGTGGTGAACATTGATCCCAAGCGGATCCAGCGGGACGGGCGGGAGGTGTGGGACGTCCACATCAATGGCGGGCGGAAGCCGACGGGGCTGGAGGCGGTTTCTTGGGCTCAGGAGGTGGAGCGTCTGGGGGCGGGCGAGATCGTTTTGACCTGCATGGATGCTGACGGGACGAAGGACGGTTACGACCTGGAGATTACCCGGGCGGTGGCGGAAGCGGTGGAGATTCCGGTTGTTGCCAGTGGTGGTGCCGGTTCGCCGCATCATTTGTATGAGGCGGTGACGGAGGGAAAGGCGAGTGCGGCGCTGGCGGCCAGCATCTTCCATTACGGCGAGTACACGATCGGGGAGACGAAGGCGTATCTGGCGGAGCGCGGCGTTCCGGTGCGGGTTCTCTCGTCGGCATCCTGA
- a CDS encoding GDSL-type esterase/lipase family protein, whose amino-acid sequence MHVLRLLSVSLAIAFSFAATLSPGVSGGGEFPLKDGDIWVMAGDSITAQHLHSNYFEAFCFARYPKLKFAFRNSGVGGHTIPTTLARFDYDIAAWKPTVVSVELGMNDKGRFTPEEYIANMTTMVKQIRGIDARPVMLTASPVNSGDTMASLGQNQRLHDYAVSLKSFSASEKVPFADQFHLLIDVWGKNKPAESLANAMPMLRKLSLDPAVAGAEGLKTFVAAQDALPKKPVSMQGDPVHPGAPGQVMMAAALLKELGAEAFVSRAVVDASGKIAEAKGCTIENAKGDGKTLTFDRLDESVPFPIPADTNVVMALDPTIAALSDYTLAVTGLKAGRHQLAIGGVAVGDPRTDKEWAAGVNVAALAYGPTARPAGAAANPIVAQGQAILAAVGAKEGLVGQWRALSQRAHAKDAPENLKTELAALMKRVEAEDEKIRGAAKPRTLRFELTFVPDVQ is encoded by the coding sequence ATGCACGTCCTGCGGCTCCTCTCGGTCTCTCTGGCGATTGCGTTCTCGTTCGCGGCCACGCTCTCTCCCGGTGTCAGCGGCGGCGGGGAATTTCCGCTCAAAGACGGTGACATCTGGGTCATGGCGGGGGACAGCATCACCGCCCAGCATCTCCACTCGAACTACTTCGAGGCGTTCTGCTTCGCCCGGTATCCGAAGCTCAAGTTCGCCTTCCGGAACTCCGGTGTCGGCGGCCACACGATCCCGACGACGCTGGCCCGGTTCGACTACGACATCGCCGCCTGGAAGCCGACGGTCGTGTCGGTCGAGCTGGGGATGAACGACAAGGGGCGGTTCACCCCCGAGGAGTACATCGCCAATATGACGACAATGGTGAAGCAGATCCGCGGGATCGACGCCCGTCCGGTGATGCTCACCGCGAGCCCGGTCAACAGCGGCGACACGATGGCCAGCCTGGGGCAGAACCAGCGGCTCCACGACTACGCGGTGTCTCTCAAGAGCTTCAGCGCGAGCGAAAAAGTCCCGTTCGCCGACCAGTTCCATCTCCTGATCGACGTGTGGGGGAAGAACAAGCCGGCCGAGAGCCTGGCGAACGCGATGCCGATGCTCCGGAAGCTCTCACTGGACCCGGCGGTGGCGGGGGCGGAGGGATTGAAAACGTTCGTGGCGGCCCAGGACGCTCTGCCGAAGAAGCCGGTTTCCATGCAGGGGGACCCGGTTCATCCGGGGGCTCCCGGACAGGTCATGATGGCGGCGGCGCTGCTCAAGGAGCTGGGGGCCGAGGCGTTCGTCAGCCGGGCGGTGGTCGATGCCTCCGGCAAGATCGCCGAAGCCAAGGGCTGCACGATCGAGAATGCCAAGGGGGATGGGAAGACGCTAACGTTCGATCGGCTCGATGAGTCGGTTCCGTTTCCGATTCCGGCCGACACGAACGTCGTCATGGCGCTCGATCCGACGATTGCCGCGCTGAGCGACTACACGCTGGCGGTCACCGGCCTCAAGGCGGGGCGGCACCAGCTCGCCATCGGCGGAGTGGCGGTCGGCGATCCCCGGACAGACAAAGAATGGGCCGCGGGCGTCAACGTGGCGGCCCTCGCCTATGGACCGACGGCACGGCCGGCGGGGGCCGCGGCCAATCCGATCGTGGCCCAGGGGCAGGCGATTCTGGCCGCCGTCGGGGCGAAGGAAGGCCTGGTCGGGCAGTGGCGGGCGCTCTCCCAGCGGGCCCACGCCAAGGACGCTCCCGAGAACCTGAAGACGGAGCTGGCCGCCCTGATGAAGCGGGTCGAGGCCGAGGACGAGAAGATTCGGGGGGCGGCCAAGCCCCGGACGCTCCGCTTCGAGCTGACCTTCGTGCCGGACGTCCAATGA
- the tatC gene encoding twin-arginine translocase subunit TatC: MTFGEHLEVLRFYVIRALIGWGVAVILAFYWGESLVMLIRQPIDQAIFQMIEEQQLTGKTGNPKHEDAHLEPGEIDVARLGWLTIQIAAKDLVQTLHQAAPTQIPESVDGLPEKPLAMAVYSPELKQLQERVLKPKIVTTNAQEAFLTYMRVSMVAGTVIASPWIFFQLWQFVAAGLYPHEQKYVYRYGALSLLLFLGGAVFCFYLVMPLVLKFLLGFNTAMDLELMNRLSEYISFAVMLPLMFGISWELPLVMVFLNKINIFNVSIYREKRRIAIFVIATLSVFLTPAEPISMLLMMFPLIGLYELGILLCGLTLAENPFHELTPA; encoded by the coding sequence ATGACGTTCGGAGAACACCTCGAAGTTCTCCGGTTCTACGTGATTCGCGCGCTGATCGGCTGGGGCGTGGCGGTGATCCTGGCATTCTACTGGGGCGAGTCCCTGGTGATGCTGATCCGCCAGCCGATCGATCAGGCGATCTTCCAGATGATCGAGGAGCAGCAGCTCACTGGGAAAACCGGCAACCCCAAGCACGAGGATGCCCACCTCGAACCGGGAGAGATCGACGTCGCCCGGCTGGGGTGGCTGACGATCCAGATCGCCGCAAAGGATCTCGTCCAGACTCTTCATCAGGCAGCCCCGACGCAGATTCCCGAGTCTGTCGACGGCCTCCCGGAGAAGCCGCTGGCAATGGCGGTTTACTCGCCCGAGCTGAAACAGCTCCAGGAGCGGGTCCTCAAGCCGAAGATCGTGACGACGAACGCCCAGGAGGCGTTCCTGACCTACATGCGGGTCTCGATGGTCGCCGGGACGGTCATCGCCTCTCCGTGGATCTTCTTCCAGCTCTGGCAGTTCGTCGCGGCGGGTCTGTACCCGCATGAGCAGAAGTACGTTTACCGCTACGGAGCCCTGAGCCTGCTGCTGTTCCTGGGGGGGGCGGTCTTCTGCTTCTACCTCGTGATGCCGCTCGTGTTGAAGTTCCTCCTCGGCTTCAACACGGCGATGGATCTGGAGCTGATGAACCGGCTGTCGGAGTACATCTCCTTCGCCGTGATGCTTCCGCTGATGTTCGGCATCAGCTGGGAACTGCCGCTCGTGATGGTGTTCCTGAACAAGATCAACATCTTCAACGTCTCGATCTACCGCGAGAAGCGGCGGATCGCGATCTTCGTCATCGCGACCCTCTCGGTGTTCCTGACCCCGGCCGAGCCGATCAGCATGCTGCTGATGATGTTCCCGCTGATCGGCCTGTACGAGCTGGGGATCCTTCTCTGCGGGCTGACCCTCGCCGAGAACCCCTTCCACGAGCTGACGCCTGCCTGA
- the ftsY gene encoding signal recognition particle-docking protein FtsY: MGLFDKLKSALVKTKDVLRTDVRDLFKTGVILDDEKLEEFNRGLIHTDMGVTAAGQIVAELKNQFGGRTVQPNEIWNVVRAKLKEILKGGGDIAWKESDPLSPLKLAPSKPTVILVCGVNGVGKTTSIAKLAAKLQKAGKKVVLAAGDTFRAAAVEQLTMWSQRLGCEIVTKPAGTDPAAVAFEGCDRGANSGADVVIIDTAGRLQTHSNLMQELGKIHRVIGKRLPGAPHESLLVLDATTGQNGLSQATKFSEAAGCTGIILAKLDGTAKGGVVISIRQQMGIPVKYVGLGEKIDDLDVFVPDMFVDALFGDN; the protein is encoded by the coding sequence ATGGGCCTGTTCGACAAACTCAAGTCCGCCCTCGTCAAGACGAAGGACGTCCTGCGGACCGACGTCCGCGACCTCTTCAAGACCGGGGTCATTCTCGACGACGAGAAGCTGGAGGAGTTCAACCGGGGGCTGATCCACACCGACATGGGGGTCACGGCCGCCGGGCAGATCGTCGCCGAGCTCAAGAACCAGTTCGGCGGCCGGACGGTCCAGCCCAACGAGATCTGGAACGTTGTCCGCGCCAAGCTGAAGGAGATCCTCAAGGGGGGCGGCGACATCGCCTGGAAGGAGAGCGATCCGCTCTCGCCACTCAAGCTCGCTCCGTCCAAGCCGACGGTCATCCTGGTTTGCGGCGTCAACGGTGTCGGAAAGACGACCTCGATCGCCAAGCTCGCCGCCAAGCTCCAGAAGGCGGGCAAGAAAGTTGTCCTGGCTGCAGGCGACACCTTCCGGGCGGCGGCGGTGGAGCAGCTCACGATGTGGTCCCAGCGGCTGGGGTGCGAGATCGTCACGAAGCCCGCCGGGACCGATCCGGCGGCGGTTGCCTTTGAAGGGTGCGACCGCGGCGCGAACTCGGGGGCGGATGTCGTGATCATCGACACCGCCGGCCGGCTCCAGACGCACTCGAACCTGATGCAGGAACTGGGGAAGATTCACCGCGTCATCGGCAAGCGGCTTCCCGGCGCTCCGCATGAGAGCCTTCTGGTTCTCGACGCGACGACCGGTCAGAACGGCCTGAGCCAGGCGACTAAGTTCTCCGAGGCGGCCGGTTGCACCGGGATCATCCTGGCCAAGCTGGACGGGACCGCCAAGGGGGGCGTCGTGATCTCGATCCGGCAGCAGATGGGGATTCCGGTCAAGTACGTCGGTCTCGGCGAGAAGATCGACGACCTCGATGTCTTCGTGCCGGACATGTTCGTCGACGCGCTGTTCGGGGATAACTAG
- a CDS encoding type IV pilus twitching motility protein PilT: MSSSPAAPARNLGHTLGPNLAKRNGPEPEINKLFKLQIKFEGSDLHLKVGKPPILRIKGTLRELDMPPIDEDTMWRMFLEVMDDRNKELMAATGNADFSHMVLYEGKNWRFRVNLLKQLGKPGLVARKVEINIPNFEGLYLPPVMEELCKYDQGMVLLAGVTGSGKSTTIASMLNWINHRERVHILTIEDPIEFVYEQDKALINQREIGMDVSDFHIAMKGAVRQDPDIMLVGELRDKETFETAIHAAETGHLVFGTIHASSAPSTIGRILDLFPQDMHNAIRSSMAFNMKAIVGQKLLPTVMDKPKRVPIVEIMIFNAIVRKLILEGQDEKLSAAIRLGKDEGMQVFNDSLYFFLKGEFLDRPTAFEVSPNVEELKMMIKGIDVKGPAIL, encoded by the coding sequence ATGAGTTCTTCGCCCGCGGCTCCCGCCCGCAACCTCGGTCACACGCTCGGTCCGAACCTGGCCAAGCGGAACGGGCCCGAGCCGGAAATCAATAAGCTCTTCAAGCTCCAGATCAAGTTCGAAGGGTCCGACTTACACCTCAAGGTCGGGAAGCCGCCGATCCTCCGCATCAAGGGGACGCTGCGGGAACTCGACATGCCCCCCATCGACGAAGACACGATGTGGCGGATGTTTCTAGAGGTGATGGACGACCGGAACAAGGAGCTGATGGCGGCCACCGGCAACGCCGACTTCTCCCACATGGTCCTCTACGAGGGGAAGAACTGGCGGTTCCGCGTCAACCTCCTCAAGCAGCTCGGCAAGCCGGGACTTGTCGCCCGTAAAGTCGAAATCAACATCCCGAACTTCGAAGGGCTGTACCTCCCGCCGGTCATGGAGGAGCTCTGCAAGTACGACCAGGGGATGGTGCTGCTGGCCGGGGTGACCGGGTCAGGCAAGTCGACGACGATCGCGTCGATGCTGAACTGGATCAACCATCGCGAGCGGGTCCACATCCTGACGATCGAGGACCCGATCGAATTCGTGTACGAGCAGGACAAGGCGCTGATCAACCAGCGCGAGATCGGGATGGACGTCAGCGACTTCCACATCGCGATGAAAGGGGCCGTGCGTCAGGACCCGGACATCATGCTGGTGGGGGAATTGCGAGATAAGGAAACTTTCGAAACCGCGATTCACGCGGCGGAAACGGGACACCTTGTGTTCGGAACGATCCACGCGTCGTCCGCCCCGTCGACGATCGGCCGTATTCTGGACCTCTTCCCGCAGGACATGCACAACGCCATCCGCTCCTCGATGGCGTTCAACATGAAGGCGATCGTCGGCCAGAAGCTGCTCCCGACCGTCATGGACAAGCCGAAGCGCGTCCCGATCGTCGAGATCATGATCTTCAACGCGATCGTCCGAAAGCTGATCCTGGAAGGGCAGGACGAGAAGCTCTCCGCCGCGATCCGGCTCGGAAAGGACGAAGGGATGCAGGTCTTCAACGACTCGCTGTACTTCTTCCTGAAGGGTGAGTTCCTGGACCGGCCGACGGCGTTCGAAGTCTCTCCGAACGTCGAAGAGCTGAAGATGATGATCAAGGGAATCGACGTGAAGGGGCCCGCGATCCTGTAG
- a CDS encoding ferritin-like domain-containing protein, translating to MELRAFAEQVVLSPEIAEKLRPAGDLTDGDPGAALRPDPPARPANLEFAPRRTAPPMPGPEALQDPRKRGIAHHIMANHELQALEVMGWTLLAFPEAPAEFRLGIARVMADEQKHTRMHIERARKLGVEFGSLPVNCYIWRKAMALQSVLEYVACLPLVFEGGNLDHSLELAEAFDAAGDARSAQLMRIIHHDEIEHVRFGLEWLRRLKPADATDWEAFQQALHYPLRPSKSRGRVFQRQARLDAGMDADFVDRLEASAE from the coding sequence GTGGAACTGCGAGCGTTTGCCGAACAGGTCGTTCTCTCTCCCGAGATCGCGGAGAAGCTGCGGCCGGCGGGGGACCTGACTGACGGCGATCCGGGAGCGGCGCTGCGTCCCGACCCGCCGGCCCGGCCAGCGAATCTCGAGTTCGCACCGCGCCGGACCGCGCCGCCGATGCCAGGACCGGAGGCGCTGCAGGATCCGCGGAAGCGGGGGATCGCGCATCACATCATGGCGAACCATGAGCTGCAGGCCCTGGAGGTGATGGGCTGGACGCTACTGGCGTTTCCGGAGGCTCCGGCGGAGTTCCGGCTGGGGATCGCACGGGTCATGGCGGACGAGCAGAAGCACACGCGGATGCACATTGAGCGGGCGCGGAAGCTGGGAGTCGAGTTCGGGTCGCTTCCGGTCAACTGCTACATCTGGCGGAAGGCGATGGCGCTGCAGTCGGTGCTGGAGTACGTTGCCTGTTTGCCGCTGGTCTTCGAGGGGGGAAACCTGGACCACTCTCTTGAGCTGGCCGAGGCGTTCGACGCCGCCGGGGATGCGCGGAGTGCGCAGCTCATGCGGATCATTCATCACGACGAGATCGAGCACGTCCGGTTTGGCCTGGAGTGGCTGCGTCGTTTGAAGCCGGCCGATGCCACGGACTGGGAGGCGTTCCAGCAGGCACTGCATTATCCGCTGCGGCCGTCGAAGTCCCGCGGACGGGTCTTTCAGCGTCAGGCGCGTCTGGACGCGGGGATGGATGCGGACTTCGTGGACCGCCTCGAAGCGTCAGCGGAGTGA
- a CDS encoding DEAD/DEAH box helicase → MSEVTLPKSEVAFADLGLNPLLLRAVEAYPFATPIQAEAIPPILEGRDIVGQAQTGTGKTAAFAIPMLQRIDLNRATPQVLVLAPTRELAIQVAESFEKYGAHLPGLRVTSIYGGQDYQVQFRQLDRGVHVVVGTPGRVMDHLRRGSLRLDGMHAFVLDEADEMLKMGFAEDVEWILTQAPQERQIALFSATMPPAIRRIAEQHLRSPAEITIRQVSATADTVRQRFIVAPPRVKFDVLARVLEAEETDGVIIFVRTRSTTEPLADFLNGIGYRTGALSSDVAQKQREKIVDALRSGKLDIVIATDVAARGLDVQRISHVINYDLPRDSESYVHRIGRTGRAGRTGNAILFLHPKERPLLRRLENATRREIEPMEVPTKREINRRRVSKFHERITAALAHPELGTIQSLIEQYRREHPETTVEQIAAALGAISTGEGPLLLTEELPPIGGFAERRDARFDDQGPRRFERGDRGDRMERGGERFGDRRNDERFARERPPRRNDEMETFRVEVGRQHDVKPGNLVGAIANETGLQSSLIGRIEIFDDFSTVDLLAGMPDDIFDSLKRVWVAGRQLNISRVGSEQRRPRREFSPEGAGPRGRARRPARRDGFAPEAASR, encoded by the coding sequence ATGTCTGAAGTGACTCTGCCGAAGTCCGAGGTCGCGTTTGCGGACCTGGGCCTCAACCCGCTCCTGCTCCGCGCTGTCGAAGCGTATCCCTTTGCCACGCCGATCCAGGCCGAAGCGATCCCGCCGATCCTGGAAGGCCGGGACATCGTCGGCCAGGCTCAGACCGGCACCGGGAAGACAGCGGCCTTTGCCATCCCGATGCTCCAGCGGATCGACCTCAACCGGGCGACGCCGCAGGTCCTTGTTCTGGCGCCGACCCGCGAGCTGGCAATCCAAGTCGCGGAATCGTTTGAAAAGTACGGGGCTCACCTCCCCGGCCTCCGCGTGACGTCGATCTACGGCGGCCAGGACTATCAGGTCCAGTTCCGCCAGCTCGACCGCGGCGTCCACGTCGTCGTCGGAACGCCGGGCCGCGTCATGGACCACCTCCGCCGTGGTTCGCTCCGGCTCGACGGCATGCACGCCTTCGTCCTCGACGAGGCGGACGAGATGCTCAAGATGGGCTTCGCCGAAGACGTCGAGTGGATCCTCACGCAGGCTCCGCAGGAGCGGCAGATCGCGCTGTTCTCGGCCACGATGCCCCCCGCGATCCGCCGGATTGCCGAGCAGCACCTCCGCTCTCCTGCCGAGATCACGATCCGGCAGGTCTCCGCCACGGCCGATACGGTCCGCCAGCGGTTCATCGTCGCCCCGCCGCGAGTCAAGTTCGACGTCCTGGCCCGGGTCCTCGAAGCGGAAGAGACCGACGGCGTCATCATCTTCGTCCGGACGCGGAGCACGACGGAGCCGCTGGCCGACTTCCTGAATGGGATCGGCTACCGGACCGGCGCGCTGAGCAGCGATGTGGCCCAGAAGCAGCGCGAGAAAATCGTCGACGCGCTCCGCTCGGGGAAGCTCGACATCGTGATCGCGACCGACGTCGCCGCCCGCGGTCTCGACGTGCAGCGGATCAGCCACGTCATCAACTACGACCTCCCCCGCGACAGCGAGAGCTACGTTCACCGCATCGGCCGGACGGGCCGCGCCGGCCGGACCGGGAACGCGATCCTGTTCCTGCATCCGAAGGAGCGACCCCTGCTGCGGCGGCTGGAGAACGCCACGCGGCGTGAGATCGAGCCGATGGAGGTCCCGACGAAGCGGGAGATCAACCGCCGCCGCGTTTCGAAGTTCCATGAGCGGATTACCGCCGCGCTGGCTCATCCCGAACTCGGGACGATCCAGTCGCTGATCGAGCAGTACCGCCGCGAGCATCCCGAGACGACCGTTGAGCAGATCGCGGCCGCTCTCGGAGCGATTTCGACCGGGGAAGGGCCGCTGCTTCTGACCGAGGAGTTGCCGCCGATCGGCGGGTTCGCCGAACGCCGGGATGCCCGGTTCGATGACCAGGGTCCGCGCCGCTTTGAGCGGGGCGACCGTGGGGATCGGATGGAACGCGGAGGCGAGCGGTTTGGCGATCGCCGCAATGACGAGCGGTTTGCCCGCGAGCGTCCGCCGCGTCGGAACGATGAGATGGAGACGTTCCGCGTGGAAGTCGGCCGGCAGCACGATGTGAAGCCGGGCAACCTGGTGGGTGCGATTGCTAACGAGACCGGGCTGCAGAGCTCGCTGATCGGCCGGATTGAGATCTTCGATGATTTCAGCACCGTCGACCTGCTGGCGGGGATGCCGGACGATATTTTCGACTCGTTGAAGCGGGTGTGGGTGGCCGGACGGCAGCTCAACATTTCCCGTGTCGGTTCGGAGCAGCGGCGTCCGCGGCGGGAGTTTTCGCCCGAAGGTGCCGGCCCGCGTGGTCGGGCCCGGCGTCCTGCCCGTCGAGATGGTTTCGCGCCCGAGGCTGCTTCGCGGTAA